A single Cannabis sativa cultivar Pink pepper isolate KNU-18-1 chromosome 7, ASM2916894v1, whole genome shotgun sequence DNA region contains:
- the LOC115696873 gene encoding uncharacterized protein LOC115696873 isoform X1 — protein sequence MSNAMLSLLTENKLNGSNFPKWNENINIALIGESALFVLTELSPEQSGTNATKAVKEKFEGWQNANNKARFFMLSSMVDTLKTRFAKTDTAAEIMTQLTELFGKASIQSRFDATKKFINAWMEPYQNVRDHVLLMASYFQEAQNHGAEMDHTTQVSLILNSLTPAFLPYTSNYVMNKKEIDFHALVNDLQTYENLIGGPKKKGSKPHNSGNGNGTVKPGAHVASTSRPKTKKKWKNTKKRAKDVKTIQNKKAAATGDALKGKCFYCNEKGHWKPQCPKLLAKKQAQAA from the exons atgtcaaatgccatgttatcactcttgactgaaaataaactaaatggatctaacttcccaaaatggaatgagaacattaatattgctctcataggagaaagtgccttgtttgtgttaactgagctgTCTCCTGAACAGTCGGGTaccaatgcaaccaaagctgttaaagagaagttcgagggttggcagaatgctaacaataaagctcgattcttcatgctttccagcatggttgacacccttaaaacaaggtttgcaaaaactgacacggctgcagaaattatgacgcagttaactgagctattcggtaaggcatctattcagtctcgctttgacgcgactaagaagttcaTCAATGCATGGATGGAACCctatcagaatgtgcgtgatcatgttctcctaatggcaagttatttccaggaagcccagaatcatggtgctgaaatggatcacactactcaagtaagccttatcttgaatagtctgactccagcttttctgccctatacatcaaattatgtcatgaataaaaaggaaatagactttcatgcgttagtcaatgaccttcagacatatgaaaatttgattggaggacccaagaagaaagggagtaaacctcacaattctggaaatggtaatgggacggttaaACCTGGGGCACATGTAGCCTCTACTTCAAGACCcaagacaaagaagaagtggaaaaataccaaaaagcgAGCCAAAGATGTGAAAACAAttcaaaacaaaaaggctgctgctactggtgatgcactaaaaggaaagtgtttctactgcaatgagaaaggccattggaaaccccaatgtcctaaacttcttgcaaagaaacaag cccaagctgcttga